ctgctCTCAGTGTGGGTTCCTCGCTGACACctgacttgttttgttttctgaccAGGTGACCGCACCTTATTTGCATGTGGGTGGAGTCTTACTGATGACAGCGCTGTCCTGGCCAATAGCATTGCATTTCTTTCGCATGCGCAGCAGAGGTGAGGTGcacgttttgttttgttctgaggTTCAATCActgaaaaaatgttcatttgctAATTATTAAGCTGGAGCcaacagttagcttagcttagcacaaagactggaaacagggggaaacagttagcctgggctctgtccaaaggtcacAAATCCACCTACAGGATCCTCTAAAGCTTGCTGATTAATATGTTACATCTCAgtagtttaatctgtacaaaaacacgtaaaaatgtctgtttctcaGTCGGCTCAACAGAGaatttttgtttctctcagcAAGAAAAAGATTAACATGTTTCTCAAAATGCCAAATTATTTCCTGAAGAAGTAAAAAATCATGAACACgtttttaaaactgaatttaagGATAATTCAGAAGCAAATAACAGCGTTCTGTAATAACCAGATTCAGTGTTATTGCACCAGTCAGGCGGGGTCTCATCATGGGGGGCTACCTGACCGTCCTGGCTGGCCTCTACTTGGTGCCCCTCGGTCTGTATTCTCCTTGTATCAAAGAGGCGGGGACCCTGGGCCCGGCACCCGCCCTCATCGGCCACAGAGGGGCCCCCATGGTGAGCAAAAACCTGATAAGACCgtttacactgtaaaaaatgaccGCGGTCATTAATTGTGTTACCGAGCTTCTTTCCATGTCGTCCTCACCGTGTGAGCCTACTGAtggtctgtttgttgttgtgtgtatcTCCATTTGCAGCTCGCTCCAGAGAACACGCTGATGTCGTTTGAGAAGGCCGTGGAAGCGGGAAGTGACGGCCTGGAGACGGACGTCACCATCAGGTCAGTCAGCAGCCggtttcctgtcactgtgcgATGCTGAGCTGCATCAAATTCATGCTACTCGCTCTGCATCACAATGAACATGTTgtcatgctaatgtttagcaggtgtttctgtgcaaaattttagtttagcatgttagcatgctaacatttgctagtCCGGCTGAAGCTGATgtgaatgtcatcagttttacagtttttttttgtcataaacTAAAGTGCTGTAAgttttaaactgcagctggatggAAAGTTAACAGATCACCAGATTCTTTCTAATCGATCCTGGTGGGAAGATTAATGTTGGTGCAACATTTCACGGCCACACGAGTCAGAGCTGTTCTCATGGTTGTAGCGTCGACGGGGTTCCCTTCCTGATGCACGACCACACCCTTCAGAGGACCACCAACATCCATGAGGTCTTCCCCAACCTGACCGACATCCCGGCTGCCATGTTCACCTggtctgagctgcagagcctgAACGCCGGCGCCTGGTTCCTCTCGGTGAGTCACGTGCTGGAAGCTAATGGAGCTACATACAGTAgaaatatatatagaaaatagactgagtgtgtttcagtctgCTCTGCGGTGCTGATCAATGCCACATTAAataacatcagcagcagaagcaTTGATCACAGAAATAATAAGATCGTCAGAAAATTATTCTGCAGTTTTAACAATCAGTTAATtgttaaaattatttttcaggCGAAGATATAAAACGGTCAAACTGCAGGACTTTTTTActaatttttgacattttacagaccaaaatCAGTGAATCAAGAAGGTAATTATCCAAAAcatcagtaatgaaaatgatcgttagttgcagcctgaTTAGCAAACTGACTTTAGGTAACAGTTAACAGGTTAAAATCTAACTGCAGAAATAACTGTGAGACACAAACAGGTGAGAATAAACAACAGGACTGAGGTCAGGAAttaaagcagcaacagaagCAGCGCTGAGGCGATGAAAGTAGAAAGTGTTGGTTGTTCTGATCAGCACATTGGCCACAGTGTCACTGCATTGATTCGGGATCGATGGTCGTCCCCTTCCAGCACAATCCGTTCGGCACAGTCGGCTCTCTGGGAGCAGGCGGGCGCCAGCAGGCGGGGGCGCAGTCGGTCTGCAGCCTGCGGGCCTTCCTCCAGCTGGCCgctcacaaagacaaactggtGATCTTCGACCTCTACCGTCCACCCAGAGGACACCCGTACAGAGACACCTGGATCCAGCGCACGCTGGAGGTCATCCAGAACGAGTCCTCCATCCACTCCTCGCAGGTGAGGCTTCGCTTTGAGCGAGCACTTGGTACAGTCTGATCGGCCACTTCCTGTAACTGACAGCTCTGCTTTAGGAGAAACATCTTTTGACTGAACAGAAGTTAAAGAGTGAATGATGGCGACATGAACGATTATTTTATGTCTAATGAAAGCAGAAGAAACCAGACTCTGTTATGAATTCAGTATCACGTTATCACGTGTTCCTCAGGTGCTGTGGCTGCCATCAGACCTGCGGGCTCTGGTCCAGGAGATGGACCCCGAGCTGCagcagacatcagggagccgGCTCCCCCTAGAGGAGCTCCAGAGGAACCACATCGTCAAACTCAACCTGCACTACAGCGCCATGTCCACTGAGctcatcaggtgtgtgtgtgtgtgtgtgtgtgtgagatagagacGGTGTTGTGTAACGCGTCATGACTCTTGTCGTCACCTGTGTGCAGCGAGTACGCTGCAGTGAACATCTCCACCAACCTGTATGTGATCAGCCAGCCGTGGCTCTACTCGCTGGCCTGGTGCAGCGGCGTCCAGTCGGTCACCACCAACGCTCCCCAGCTCCTCAGCACCATGAGCTCCCCGCTCTTCCTCATGGTAACGTCACACTGCTACTCCACCTCTCACAGGCACACAGTGGATCTTCTTATTCGCCTGCACGTGTGAACTGAATTGTTTGAGCAGTGAGTGAAGATGAAACACTGACCTCTCTGCTCCACACTGTCCCTCTTCATCACCAGAGTCCAGCTGAGTATAAACTGATGTGGATTCTCACTGATCTGATGTCCCTCGTGCTGatcgtcatcatcttcatctttcatcggtgagtcacacacacagttaaaacaaagcAGTTAGGACTACGAGGAATGAGCTGGTCTGAATAAAACCCGTCACATGTCGCGTTTGCTGGCAGGTGGCGAGAGCGAGGACTGGCGTTCTGCTCGGGCGGCAAAATCACGCAGGACAACGGCACTTACAGCAAGTTCAAGACGGGTAAATCAAACCGTTCATCCTTtattccttcctcttcctttggTGCAGAGTAATGCCTGGAAGCTGCAGTGTTGTTTCTGCTCCACAGAAGTCACCGTTGTAAAGTTTCTGCATCTTTTACAACCGTTCACACTGTATTTGAGCATGTTTATAACAAAATCCTTGTGAAAAAATGTGCCAAGAGGGCACAACGTCCGGAAAAAAGACGAATCCTCTCGAACTTACATGAAGCAATCATGCAGAAAAGTTCCAAACGTTCTTTTAAGGTtgcatttaaagaaaacagttgGAAAATACTcgtattcactttcttgcagagagttaggCGAGAATATTGATACCATCTAATATCTttctggttagcttagcataaagactgaaaacaaggggaaacagctagcctagctctgtgGAAACCTGTGAAGCTGCCTCATTAACATATTAATGTTTGTTAGATctgcacacagagcagatcTGTGTGCAGATCTGCTCAGTTTCTCATCTGAATCTTGTTTATGAAAGGGTTTTGAGGAACCTGTAAATGAACAGATctgagcagaaagaaaaatggccGCTCAGTTCCCATCATGGTGTCGTCTGCAGCTCTGAGGACGTTCAGAAACAGCCCGCTCACCTCATCAAAGCTCGACTCggctgcagattaattttctattttgaTAGTCAATTGTTTCGCTCATTGTTCAGTGAACTGAATATTTGTGGTGTTTggacagtttgttgtttgtttccacaATCAGCCGTCTGATTAATGATAAAAtacgttttgtttgtttaattatgTAATTGTGGACGGTCCAGTTCCTTAATGCTGCTGAGAGACGTGACTCATCTTTCAGCTCCATTTGTCTGAACTCGGCGTTGCTTCTCTCCCCTCAGAGATGAGCGACATCTGGTCGGTGTCCAGTGCGAACTGCCAAGCAGAGCGGACGCTCGGCCTGGCGACCGTGAGCGAGCACTGATGTCAGCCGACCCGGAAACACCGAGCCTCCTACTGCCAACATGTAAgatctttgttttcatgaaataaaGTGACCTAAACATCGCTTCGCTGTGTTAGCAGCTGTTTTATCGCACAAATCAAATCAGGTTGAAGTGATTTTCACCTCATAATGAAGacaaaattcagcatttttgaGAATAAGATGCTGAATACCACTTTAAATCTGTCtcccagcagctggttagcgtagcttagcacaaagacaggaaacagtctTTCGGCCCCAtggtaacaaaatctgcttaTTAACACTTTTATCGATGGCTGTTACTGAGTCTAAACTATAAATAAAACGTTTACGAGATTCTTACCCccaaaaaacatgcagaggaagtCAGGGCGTTTTCAGCCCTGAGTGTTGTCTGCAGGTGTCCTCACAGGCTACCTTAACTCActactgctgctctctgtttacGACTTCACTTGAAAAGAAATGATCGTCTCTGTGCTCTTGGCAAAATGTCGTTTATTCACGTCTACGTCAGGATATGTGGTCACATGACGGATGAAACAATTTCTCTTTAATATAAACAGAGTTATGATTGACTTGATGCTTTAAAATCAACGCTAACAGTTCGtacatcaagaaaaaaaagacagatgagcATAAAATCAGTCGGCATCTACAGTTTACATGTAAAACTAAACAGTGGTGTTTGAACTTTGTGGCACACATATGGTCTGTTTGCACACGCGTGACTAACGATGcgataaaaaaaatcagcaggttttatttaaataagtTTAAATTCAGATTAGCTCACAGCTCTGGAGTTTCCTCTTCATCAAAGGGTCGAGTCGGACTGCGTGAATTGGCAAACAGGAACAAACTGAACACTGAGATCTGAAGGGTCGTTTGATAAATGTCCGGTCAGCTTTGGtctgcatttttaaacattcGGATGAGGCTTTAAAACTGACGCTGGTTTGGTGAATTGAACATAAATAAGGATGAAGCTgcttacaacacaaacaaatggaCAAGTCAAACTAATTCAGGTCCAGATGATAACTGCTGATCTTtaaagtgagagtgagagatCAGATTGTTTTTGTGAATCAGTCAAGAGGCTTGAATTCAGTTTTGTTGGCAGCGTTTGagaaaaagtctaaaaataCAGCTCACTTCAGTAAATGACTGATTCTGGGTTTATTTACgtttttcacagctgtttgtaCGGAAGCCCTgaagggacttttttttttttttttacaagcagTTTTCTCGATATAATAAGATTTTCTCGTTATTTCGAGACGAAAAcgaactttgttttttaaacttttattgaATGAACGTCAGAAGAAGTGGCAGGTGGATGACGTGACAGCAGGTGTGCCGTGTTCAGCGAGGAGAAATGCGCAAGGTAAGATGATTATTACAGGTCACCCCCAATTCATCAGTAATCATAACTAGATTATTATACTGTTGCTCCGGTGCTTTTTGGTACGTGCTAGTTATGATTACTGATGAATTTGGGGTGATGTGTTCCTGTAATAATCATCTTACCTTGCGCATTTCTCCGTGCTGAACACCGAAAACCTGCTGTCACATCATCCACCCGCCACTTCTTCTTCGTTCAttcaataaagttaaaaaaaacaaaacaaaaaacaaagttcattTTCTCGTTGTATCGAGAAAAtggcttgtaaaaaaaaataaataaataaataaaaaaaaacttaggGCTTCCGTAGTTTTGGACTCAGGTTGTAGCAGCATTGAAAGCCTTAAAATTGAGAGCACAGAGATTTTAAACCTCACTgataatatttaaataatgagcatcagtgatgaagatgtttaCAGACAGGAATCCAAAGTGCCGATGGTGGAAAAGGTCATTTAAAGGCAATATGTGAGTCTTAAGACAGGGCCGATACCTGATACCATGAATGAGATTGTTGGCGTCACAGTTAATCACCAGTGAACTGCTTTAATAACCACCTGACGGGCCGATTTAAAGAACACACAGttagtgtgtgagagtgtgtgtgtgtgtgagtgaacgCAGGATCGATCGATCGACCGTAATCGATGAGTTTCCAGCCGTCGGCTCAC
Above is a genomic segment from Chelmon rostratus isolate fCheRos1 chromosome 14, fCheRos1.pri, whole genome shotgun sequence containing:
- the LOC121617250 gene encoding glycerophosphodiester phosphodiesterase domain-containing protein 5-like isoform X1, with amino-acid sequence MASTLSQLQFGRLRGLRAKVLRRYEHRPFVSCLSGLYGCRWRRYERSCTQPGDCCCNKLEGVSFALLVAAFCLTLVFLYFWGQAKNDYNDFDWFNFGNLGFWFPWSMVLLVIAAGFFTYVTVLMLLAVCLLSEGQKLYLHWSHKIGILVSLTFSIVATAVLSDLWSKEWTTLLLSFQVTAPYLHVGGVLLMTALSWPIALHFFRMRSRVRRGLIMGGYLTVLAGLYLVPLGLYSPCIKEAGTLGPAPALIGHRGAPMLAPENTLMSFEKAVEAGSDGLETDVTISVDGVPFLMHDHTLQRTTNIHEVFPNLTDIPAAMFTWSELQSLNAGAWFLSHNPFGTVGSLGAGGRQQAGAQSVCSLRAFLQLAAHKDKLVIFDLYRPPRGHPYRDTWIQRTLEVIQNESSIHSSQVLWLPSDLRALVQEMDPELQQTSGSRLPLEELQRNHIVKLNLHYSAMSTELISEYAAVNISTNLYVISQPWLYSLAWCSGVQSVTTNAPQLLSTMSSPLFLMSPAEYKLMWILTDLMSLVLIVIIFIFHRWRERGLAFCSGGKITQDNGTYSKFKTEMSDIWSVSSANCQAERTLGLATVSEH
- the LOC121617250 gene encoding glycerophosphodiester phosphodiesterase domain-containing protein 5-like isoform X2, translated to MVLLVIAAGFFTYVTVLMLLAVCLLSEGQKLYLHWSHKIGILVSLTFSIVATAVLSDLWSKEWTTLLLSFQVTAPYLHVGGVLLMTALSWPIALHFFRMRSRVRRGLIMGGYLTVLAGLYLVPLGLYSPCIKEAGTLGPAPALIGHRGAPMLAPENTLMSFEKAVEAGSDGLETDVTISVDGVPFLMHDHTLQRTTNIHEVFPNLTDIPAAMFTWSELQSLNAGAWFLSHNPFGTVGSLGAGGRQQAGAQSVCSLRAFLQLAAHKDKLVIFDLYRPPRGHPYRDTWIQRTLEVIQNESSIHSSQVLWLPSDLRALVQEMDPELQQTSGSRLPLEELQRNHIVKLNLHYSAMSTELISEYAAVNISTNLYVISQPWLYSLAWCSGVQSVTTNAPQLLSTMSSPLFLMSPAEYKLMWILTDLMSLVLIVIIFIFHRWRERGLAFCSGGKITQDNGTYSKFKTEMSDIWSVSSANCQAERTLGLATVSEH
- the LOC121617250 gene encoding glycerophosphodiester phosphodiesterase domain-containing protein 5-like isoform X3: MKFYLFADFLPQSEGSCVSLEVTANRGATIGILVSLTFSIVATAVLSDLWSKEWTTLLLSFQVTAPYLHVGGVLLMTALSWPIALHFFRMRSRVRRGLIMGGYLTVLAGLYLVPLGLYSPCIKEAGTLGPAPALIGHRGAPMLAPENTLMSFEKAVEAGSDGLETDVTISVDGVPFLMHDHTLQRTTNIHEVFPNLTDIPAAMFTWSELQSLNAGAWFLSHNPFGTVGSLGAGGRQQAGAQSVCSLRAFLQLAAHKDKLVIFDLYRPPRGHPYRDTWIQRTLEVIQNESSIHSSQVLWLPSDLRALVQEMDPELQQTSGSRLPLEELQRNHIVKLNLHYSAMSTELISEYAAVNISTNLYVISQPWLYSLAWCSGVQSVTTNAPQLLSTMSSPLFLMSPAEYKLMWILTDLMSLVLIVIIFIFHRWRERGLAFCSGGKITQDNGTYSKFKTEMSDIWSVSSANCQAERTLGLATVSEH